From a single Oxalobacter vibrioformis genomic region:
- a CDS encoding fimbria/pilus outer membrane usher protein, with protein sequence MAAQYARYDRGYRDLANLDLYEPSQRETFQLTAGISLGKFGNLSMGHFAFKNHDGDTFRTCNVTWSYSPRNLGIFYLSASKSNQSNDWAGFIQWIIPLGKTGRENLSMSLERDESKTYSQRIDYTRTVPSNGGFGWNLGYRHINSQEDNRIVQADLTWRTDVIQLSGGIYGPKNAENYWANASGSLVFMNGNFFPSNQIYDAFVLVSTDGVADVPVLFENSLVGKTDTDGHLMIPTVPAYYNAKYQIDPLDLPLNMKVDEIEQRIAVRSGGGHVLRFPMRQTTPAMIRLVDPFGQHLPVGSQAFLLSGEMSYVGMDGLAYFEDIPKDSRLNIRLPNGKSCQTEVFFSDQAQNRQAHLIGPLTCFPE encoded by the coding sequence CTGGCGGCACAGTATGCCAGATATGACCGGGGTTACCGAGATCTGGCAAATCTTGACCTGTATGAGCCATCACAACGTGAAACATTTCAACTGACAGCAGGCATCTCCCTGGGGAAATTCGGCAATCTGAGCATGGGGCATTTTGCATTCAAAAACCACGATGGAGACACGTTCAGAACCTGCAATGTGACATGGAGTTATTCTCCCCGCAATCTTGGCATTTTTTATCTGTCTGCCAGCAAATCCAACCAGAGCAATGACTGGGCGGGTTTTATCCAGTGGATCATCCCGCTCGGCAAAACCGGCAGGGAAAACCTTTCCATGTCGCTTGAGCGCGATGAAAGCAAGACGTATTCCCAGCGCATTGATTACACCCGTACCGTTCCGAGTAATGGCGGTTTTGGGTGGAATCTGGGTTACCGGCATATCAACTCACAGGAAGATAACCGGATCGTCCAGGCCGACCTGACCTGGCGCACGGATGTCATCCAGTTAAGCGGCGGTATTTACGGTCCCAAAAACGCTGAAAACTACTGGGCAAATGCAAGTGGCTCACTGGTATTCATGAATGGTAATTTTTTCCCCAGCAACCAGATTTACGATGCCTTTGTCCTTGTTTCCACTGATGGTGTCGCTGATGTGCCAGTTCTTTTTGAAAACAGCCTGGTGGGAAAAACTGACACAGACGGGCACCTGATGATTCCTACTGTTCCGGCTTATTACAACGCAAAATACCAGATTGACCCGCTTGACCTGCCGCTCAACATGAAAGTGGATGAAATTGAACAGCGGATAGCGGTCAGATCCGGAGGCGGTCATGTCCTGCGATTTCCCATGCGACAGACGACCCCGGCCATGATACGGCTGGTGGACCCTTTTGGACAGCACCTGCCCGTGGGTTCCCAGGCGTTCCTATTATCGGGTGAAATGTCGTATGTCGGCATGGATGGGCTGGCCTATTTTGAGGATATCCCAAAAGACAGCCGACTGAATATCCGCCTTCCCAATGGAAAGTCCTGCCAGACAGAAGTGTTTTTTTCTGATCAAGCGCAAAACAGGCAGGCTCATCTGATCGGACCATTAACCTGTTTTCCCGAATAA
- a CDS encoding Csu type fimbrial protein — MRNASFHVRFCRHCKNIFLILFGLSAFTLAHAATVNGIISVTITLTDSCLVNGATPTAGGTWGTLDFGSHPTGFTQADAQVEGQASSPITVQCRSATAPTVSIISGINDTQGGSHAHAMANGSNYVPYDIYSDTARSISVVNNTTFFTSANNGTVENINIYGRAYGNSPIPPSGTYTDELTVQLTY, encoded by the coding sequence ATGAGAAACGCATCTTTTCACGTTCGTTTTTGCAGGCATTGCAAAAATATTTTCCTGATTCTGTTTGGCCTGTCTGCTTTTACGCTGGCACATGCTGCGACCGTAAATGGAATCATCAGTGTGACCATCACGCTAACGGACTCCTGCCTGGTTAATGGCGCAACACCTACCGCTGGGGGCACATGGGGAACACTTGACTTCGGCTCGCACCCGACAGGATTTACCCAGGCTGATGCCCAGGTAGAAGGCCAGGCGTCCTCTCCGATTACTGTTCAATGCCGTTCCGCAACAGCACCGACGGTAAGCATCATCAGTGGCATAAACGACACCCAGGGCGGGTCTCACGCGCACGCGATGGCTAATGGCTCCAACTATGTGCCGTATGATATTTATTCCGATACCGCCCGTTCAATCAGCGTTGTCAATAACACCACTTTTTTTACCAGTGCAAACAATGGAACGGTTGAAAACATCAATATATACGGCCGGGCATATGGTAATTCACCCATTCCTCCCTCGGGTACATACACTGATGAATTGACCGTCCAGCTGACTTACTAG
- a CDS encoding MBL fold metallo-hydrolase — MSENTLKITILVDNEAQEGLAKEHGFAAWIEAGDRRILFDTGHEGALQKNVATLGIDLSKADTLVISHGHKDHTGTLDRFLAINDRAVLYFANAIDAKRFWYTPDPNEYGMPEACKKAFDALPASRVHSLTTPHYLAPGIGITGPVVRLASFENTGGTFYFDPDRGDVDAIDDDQSMWFETDEGLVVLVGCCHSGLSNTIDYIRKVSGIEKVCGVLGGMHLLQANEERLEKTFNVMRDWNARFLIPCHCTGMESAKKMEKAIGSDVVSHGHAGYVLEAGRLAR, encoded by the coding sequence ATGTCAGAAAATACGCTTAAAATCACGATACTGGTCGATAACGAAGCACAGGAAGGGCTGGCTAAAGAACATGGCTTTGCCGCCTGGATTGAGGCAGGAGACAGGCGCATTCTTTTTGATACCGGCCATGAAGGTGCCTTGCAGAAAAATGTGGCCACACTCGGCATTGACTTGAGCAAGGCGGATACCCTTGTCATCAGCCATGGACACAAAGACCATACCGGTACGCTTGACCGCTTTCTGGCGATCAATGACCGTGCCGTGCTGTACTTTGCCAATGCCATTGATGCAAAACGCTTTTGGTATACCCCTGATCCGAATGAATACGGCATGCCTGAAGCATGCAAAAAAGCCTTTGATGCATTGCCGGCAAGCCGTGTCCACTCACTGACAACACCTCACTACCTTGCCCCTGGCATTGGCATTACAGGCCCGGTAGTGAGACTGGCATCCTTTGAAAATACAGGGGGCACTTTTTATTTTGACCCGGATCGGGGGGATGTTGACGCGATTGATGACGACCAGTCCATGTGGTTTGAAACTGATGAGGGTCTGGTTGTCCTGGTTGGATGCTGCCATTCCGGGCTGTCCAACACGATAGATTACATCCGCAAGGTTTCCGGTATCGAGAAGGTATGTGGTGTCCTGGGTGGCATGCACTTGCTGCAGGCCAATGAAGAGCGTCTGGAAAAAACCTTCAATGTCATGCGGGACTGGAATGCCAGATTCCTCATCCCCTGCCACTGTACCGGCATGGAATCTGCAAAAAAAATGGAAAAAGCCATCGGCAGCGATGTGGTCAGCCACGGTCACGCAGGCTATGTCCTTGAAGCCGGGAGGCTTGCCCGATAA
- a CDS encoding fimbria/pilus outer membrane usher protein, producing MQLYLELVINGKRTGHLAPITLKNGNFIVPIQDLKAAGIPLSPWGADPHAQAAIAINIPKNVTVEYESHQQQLLITIPPDHFSAQLINNPYESQRHPAKISTGLMLNYDFYANKTRHADSYSNLWTEGRLFGRMGTLSHSGIYRRAFRGRNHDQEGYIRYDTRWQNSNEDRILTFEAGDVVTRTLSWNSPVRIGGFQISRNFSVRPDVITYPLPQFSGSTSVPTAIDLYIQGSRVQSEHIDPGPFTIINTPFINGAGEAVVVTTDALGRQVSTTVPFYVTNELLRKGLTDYAVNAGALRRQYGIESFSYADFAASGSFRYGLTDSITLESHAEGTRELKMGGVGTTFRMGTFGVTSLSYSRSSMEKKKGRAVNPWLSIQFQALQSGGTVCQI from the coding sequence ATGCAGCTCTATCTGGAGCTGGTGATCAATGGGAAAAGAACGGGCCACCTTGCCCCCATAACACTAAAAAACGGTAATTTCATTGTTCCGATACAGGATCTGAAAGCTGCGGGTATCCCCCTGTCTCCCTGGGGCGCTGATCCACATGCCCAGGCAGCCATAGCCATCAATATCCCCAAAAATGTCACCGTTGAATATGAAAGCCACCAGCAGCAACTATTGATCACAATCCCGCCTGATCATTTTTCAGCGCAGTTGATCAACAATCCATACGAATCGCAACGGCATCCGGCAAAAATCAGCACTGGACTGATGCTGAATTATGATTTTTATGCCAACAAGACCCGCCATGCAGATAGTTATTCCAATCTCTGGACAGAGGGGCGCCTGTTTGGCCGCATGGGCACACTAAGCCACTCGGGCATTTATCGGCGCGCATTCAGGGGAAGAAACCATGACCAAGAGGGTTATATCCGCTACGACACACGATGGCAAAACTCAAATGAAGACAGGATACTGACCTTTGAGGCAGGTGACGTGGTGACGCGCACCCTTTCCTGGAACAGTCCGGTCCGCATTGGCGGTTTCCAGATATCCCGCAATTTCAGCGTGCGCCCTGACGTGATTACCTATCCGTTGCCACAGTTTTCGGGCAGTACATCCGTGCCGACTGCAATCGACCTGTATATCCAGGGAAGCCGCGTCCAGAGCGAGCACATCGATCCCGGGCCTTTTACTATCATCAATACACCTTTTATCAATGGCGCAGGAGAAGCCGTTGTCGTCACCACAGATGCGCTGGGAAGACAGGTTTCCACAACGGTTCCTTTTTATGTCACCAATGAGCTTTTAAGAAAGGGACTGACAGATTATGCCGTCAATGCCGGCGCCCTTCGAAGACAATATGGCATAGAAAGCTTCAGCTATGCTGATTTTGCCGCAAGCGGCAGTTTTCGGTACGGCCTTACAGACAGCATCACGCTCGAATCTCATGCTGAAGGGACGCGTGAACTGAAGATGGGCGGAGTGGGTACCACTTTCCGCATGGGCACTTTTGGAGTCACCAGCCTTTCCTACAGCCGCAGCAGCATGGAAAAAAAAAAGGGGAGGGCAGTCAACCCTTGGCTATCAATACAATTCCAGGCACTTCAATCTGGCGGCACAGTATGCCAGATATGA
- a CDS encoding ABC transporter ATP-binding protein, with product MNILELDDVSMIYGSVKALQDVSLHVAPGEWIAIMGPSGSGKTTMMNLIGCMNKPSNGSVILDGEDLSRISARELTAIRRDKIGLIFQQFHLVSYLTALENVMMAQYYHSMVDEAEAMEALSRVGLGERARHLPSQLSGGEQQRVCIARALINHPRLILADEPTGNLDGDNENIVLEIFRQLHKDGSTIIMVTHSPEVAAHAQRTIVLEHGRVVNMTENQAVL from the coding sequence ATGAATATACTGGAACTCGACGACGTATCAATGATTTATGGCAGCGTGAAAGCGTTGCAGGACGTCAGCCTGCATGTGGCGCCCGGCGAATGGATTGCCATCATGGGACCTTCCGGCTCCGGCAAGACGACCATGATGAATCTCATCGGTTGCATGAACAAGCCATCCAATGGTTCTGTGATCCTGGACGGAGAGGATCTTTCCCGTATCAGTGCACGGGAGCTGACCGCCATCCGGCGAGACAAGATCGGCCTTATTTTCCAGCAGTTTCACCTCGTTTCCTACCTGACGGCACTTGAAAACGTGATGATGGCCCAGTATTACCACAGCATGGTGGATGAGGCGGAAGCCATGGAAGCGCTTTCCCGTGTCGGATTGGGTGAAAGGGCGCGGCACCTGCCCAGCCAGCTTTCCGGCGGTGAGCAGCAGCGTGTCTGTATTGCCCGGGCGCTGATCAACCATCCCAGGTTGATTTTAGCGGATGAGCCTACCGGCAATCTTGATGGAGACAATGAAAACATCGTGCTGGAGATTTTCCGGCAGCTTCACAAAGACGGCAGCACCATCATCATGGTGACCCATTCACCGGAAGTGGCGGCACATGCCCAGCGGACGATCGTGCTGGAACACGGCCGGGTGGTAAACATGACAGAAAACCAGGCCGTTTTGTAA
- a CDS encoding ABC transporter permease, translated as MNSRPLTTLRISWENLAQRPFRTAGLILIVLVFSFLLFGGSILIESIRTGINSMSQRLGADLMVVPHGYEKQLQSALLRGEPSSFYLEQSLEQKIKAMDGVDKVSSQIFIASLQAACCTLPVQLIGFDPETDFIVTPWIKNSLSRELTDDEIIVGSKIEGEPGGHITFFGKRYRIAARLDRTGMGFDTSVFLKLDTARNMIRKLEIAPLFDVKDLDQVVSSVMVKAKAGQDTRALANTILQRHAMAFNLDMVMSRTMMSDIASRLQSFSLVMYALGGLLWLLATGVLMLVFSIVVNERRREFSLLRVLGASRKKLSGILMTEAFLISLAGSIGGLFLSALIVFSFRTLISNMIGLPFLLPAFPKIGLVFLLSLLVSAGIGPLACLYSAWRLGKGDIYTALRGE; from the coding sequence ATGAACTCACGCCCGCTGACCACCTTGCGCATTTCCTGGGAAAACCTGGCGCAGCGCCCTTTTCGTACCGCCGGGCTGATATTGATTGTGCTGGTTTTTTCCTTTCTTCTTTTTGGCGGTTCCATCCTGATTGAAAGTATTCGCACAGGTATTAATAGCATGTCCCAGCGGCTGGGAGCCGATTTGATGGTGGTGCCGCATGGCTACGAAAAGCAGTTGCAAAGTGCGCTGTTACGGGGTGAGCCGAGTTCTTTTTATCTGGAACAGTCACTGGAGCAGAAGATCAAAGCCATGGATGGGGTCGACAAGGTGTCTTCCCAGATTTTTATTGCGTCGCTTCAGGCCGCATGCTGCACATTGCCCGTTCAGTTGATTGGCTTCGATCCCGAAACAGATTTTATTGTTACCCCCTGGATAAAAAACAGCCTGTCCCGTGAGCTCACCGATGATGAAATCATCGTCGGCAGCAAGATAGAAGGCGAGCCGGGCGGTCATATCACCTTTTTTGGCAAACGCTATCGTATAGCGGCGCGGCTTGACCGTACCGGCATGGGATTTGACACTTCGGTTTTCCTGAAACTCGATACCGCCAGAAACATGATCAGAAAACTCGAGATTGCCCCGCTTTTTGATGTGAAGGATCTGGACCAGGTTGTCTCATCTGTCATGGTTAAGGCGAAAGCCGGCCAGGATACCCGTGCACTTGCCAACACCATCCTGCAGCGCCATGCCATGGCGTTCAATCTTGATATGGTGATGTCCCGGACCATGATGAGCGACATTGCCTCACGCCTGCAGTCTTTTTCCCTGGTCATGTATGCGCTGGGCGGGTTGCTCTGGCTGTTGGCAACCGGTGTTCTCATGCTGGTTTTTTCCATTGTCGTAAACGAACGAAGGCGCGAATTCAGCCTGCTGCGTGTGCTGGGCGCCAGCAGGAAAAAACTTTCCGGTATTCTCATGACAGAAGCATTCCTGATCAGCCTGGCAGGATCAATCGGCGGCCTTTTTTTATCGGCACTCATTGTTTTTTCCTTCCGCACACTGATCAGTAATATGATCGGCCTGCCTTTTCTTTTGCCGGCGTTCCCGAAAATCGGGCTGGTTTTTCTGCTGAGCCTGCTGGTGTCTGCTGGTATCGGGCCGCTGGCCTGCCTTTATTCAGCCTGGCGTCTGGGAAAAGGTGATATCTATACTGCATTGCGGGGAGAGTAA
- a CDS encoding Csu type fimbrial protein, with protein sequence MSSSPSGCPFGVQATIQNGCLVSPSGGTVPFGQIDFGSHPSLSSATYTTSLVSNTSYTLNCTPNMTISMSLDGGQHYGSGRRVQLSSGVTLPYSLYSDAAFQNPILVNQGMNFTITGTGNNITLPVYGRIVLPGNAPAGTYTDMVAVTLTW encoded by the coding sequence TTGAGTTCATCCCCATCCGGCTGCCCATTTGGTGTTCAGGCCACGATACAAAATGGCTGCCTTGTTTCGCCGTCAGGGGGTACGGTCCCGTTTGGGCAAATCGATTTTGGATCCCATCCGTCCCTGTCCAGTGCAACCTATACGACATCCCTTGTTTCCAATACCTCCTACACCTTGAACTGCACCCCCAATATGACAATCAGCATGAGTCTTGATGGAGGACAACACTACGGCAGTGGCCGCCGCGTACAGTTAAGCAGCGGGGTAACTCTGCCTTACTCTCTCTATTCAGATGCCGCCTTCCAGAACCCCATTCTTGTCAATCAGGGCATGAATTTTACGATAACGGGTACTGGAAACAATATTACCCTGCCGGTTTATGGACGGATCGTCCTGCCGGGGAATGCACCAGCAGGAACGTATACCGATATGGTAGCCGTCACCCTGACATGGTGA
- a CDS encoding Csu type fimbrial protein has protein sequence MNRPKHSLRVSINSQAPLARFSLLHTIFGRWILVIVFLFLPGALHAAACQASTASSSAFYGQVTSITISNSQQKTSVTNAGLICGGSLLTALGTDGYIRALISTTNNSTLVNANGDAIPYQIFVDSGYTFQITPGTSINYFNSSLLNLLGLIGSNNAPLPMYFRTTTGTLNLSKGTYTGTITIQWNWSVCQSINLLNLCIGGYSQGTTTATINLSLDVTNDCVISAPDINFGSAPLVNAFSSVTQTINAQCTKGTVYTIGLSDGNNALSGQRRLANGSQYLSYEIYQGSSGNTRWGSGSGQTRSSAAADVNPGSGTGTTSQGFVYTAKILPGTTPPAGTYTDTIIINMGF, from the coding sequence ATGAACCGACCCAAGCATTCCCTTCGCGTTTCGATTAACAGCCAGGCGCCGCTTGCCAGGTTTTCCCTTTTGCATACGATTTTTGGCCGATGGATTCTGGTTATCGTGTTTCTTTTTCTTCCCGGCGCCCTCCACGCCGCCGCCTGTCAGGCGTCTACCGCCAGTTCGTCCGCTTTCTATGGCCAGGTTACATCCATTACCATTAGCAACAGCCAGCAAAAAACATCTGTCACAAATGCCGGGCTTATATGCGGGGGATCGCTTCTTACCGCTTTGGGAACGGATGGATATATCAGAGCGCTTATCTCAACAACAAACAATTCCACCCTGGTTAATGCCAATGGCGATGCCATTCCTTACCAGATTTTTGTCGACTCAGGCTATACCTTCCAGATCACCCCCGGCACATCCATTAATTATTTCAATTCATCCCTGCTTAACCTGCTTGGACTGATTGGCAGCAATAATGCGCCACTGCCAATGTATTTCAGAACCACCACAGGCACACTCAATCTGAGCAAAGGAACCTATACAGGCACCATCACCATACAATGGAACTGGTCTGTCTGTCAGTCGATCAACCTTTTGAATCTCTGTATTGGCGGTTACAGCCAGGGTACAACAACCGCCACAATCAACCTTTCTCTTGACGTCACTAACGACTGTGTGATTTCAGCGCCGGATATCAATTTTGGCTCGGCACCTCTGGTAAATGCATTTTCGTCCGTCACGCAGACAATTAATGCCCAATGCACAAAAGGAACGGTTTATACCATTGGGCTGAGCGACGGCAACAATGCCCTAAGCGGCCAGCGGCGGCTAGCGAATGGTTCCCAATACCTGAGTTACGAAATCTATCAGGGCTCATCGGGCAACACCCGATGGGGATCAGGAAGCGGACAAACCCGTTCATCCGCAGCAGCCGATGTCAATCCGGGAAGCGGAACAGGCACCACCAGCCAGGGATTTGTCTACACTGCAAAAATCCTGCCCGGGACGACACCCCCTGCCGGCACCTACACCGATACCATCATTATCAATATGGGTTTTTGA
- a CDS encoding ABC transporter ATP-binding protein produces MMLELMGVGKNYLRGGVPFAAVDDVSLKMEKGDFLSVVGRSGSGKSTLLNMIAGLLKPERGEIRFAEQDIAQLDDRAMSALRNARIGYIPQGASLLPNFTVTDNIRLPWYLSGKRETDASGRAQYLLGEVGLSHLADAYPAQLSGGEMRRVAIARALINTPDLLVADEPTSDLDAVSIQDVMDLLARIHQRGTALLLVTHELDTVAYSERVALMRSGRVLELEKSEATKTSLITRLAE; encoded by the coding sequence ATGATGCTGGAACTGATGGGTGTCGGGAAAAACTATCTGCGTGGCGGTGTTCCCTTTGCTGCGGTGGACGATGTCAGCCTGAAGATGGAAAAAGGAGATTTTCTCAGTGTTGTGGGCCGTTCCGGCAGCGGGAAGAGCACCCTGTTGAACATGATTGCCGGTCTCTTAAAGCCGGAGCGGGGAGAAATCCGTTTTGCGGAGCAGGACATTGCCCAACTGGATGACCGGGCCATGTCTGCGCTTCGCAATGCGCGCATTGGCTACATCCCGCAGGGGGCCAGCCTGCTGCCTAATTTCACCGTGACAGACAATATCCGCCTGCCCTGGTATCTTTCCGGCAAGCGCGAAACGGATGCAAGTGGCCGGGCGCAGTATCTGCTGGGTGAGGTGGGCCTTTCCCATCTGGCCGATGCCTATCCGGCCCAGCTTTCCGGTGGTGAGATGCGCCGTGTGGCCATTGCACGGGCGCTGATCAATACGCCCGATCTGCTTGTCGCTGATGAGCCAACCAGTGACCTTGATGCCGTTTCCATACAGGATGTCATGGATCTGCTGGCCAGGATTCATCAGCGGGGAACGGCCCTCCTTCTGGTTACCCACGAACTCGATACCGTTGCTTACAGTGAGCGGGTGGCGCTGATGCGGTCTGGTCGCGTGCTTGAGCTGGAAAAAAGCGAAGCGACAAAAACATCACTGATCACCCGGCTGGCAGAATAA
- a CDS encoding cupin domain-containing protein — MRAETHSLNTMLEYQDGAVVSKTILKKNTGTVTLFAFDEGQGLSEHTAPFDAMVQVLDGEVEITISGTPYQLKQGDFIIMPANEPHALKAIRKFKMMLTMIRS; from the coding sequence ATGCGTGCAGAAACCCATTCTCTGAACACCATGCTTGAATACCAGGATGGCGCTGTCGTCAGCAAGACCATCCTGAAAAAGAATACCGGCACCGTGACGCTTTTTGCCTTTGATGAAGGGCAAGGGCTTTCGGAACACACCGCGCCATTTGACGCCATGGTCCAGGTACTGGATGGTGAAGTGGAAATCACGATTTCAGGCACCCCTTATCAGCTCAAACAAGGAGATTTCATCATCATGCCTGCCAATGAGCCGCATGCGCTGAAAGCGATCCGGAAATTCAAGATGATGCTGACCATGATTCGCTCGTGA
- a CDS encoding helix-turn-helix domain-containing protein, which translates to MKRENTRLGAPRKGYDPNRLLDTLLLRQNLKTDAELARILEINPSVISKIRNAKARISASLLLKIHEETDISIRELRNLMGDTKNKYFPFRQSKLN; encoded by the coding sequence ATGAAGCGGGAGAACACCAGGCTTGGCGCGCCCAGGAAAGGATATGACCCCAATCGTCTTCTGGATACACTGCTTTTGCGCCAGAACCTGAAAACCGATGCGGAACTTGCCCGTATCCTGGAGATCAACCCCAGCGTGATCAGCAAGATCAGGAATGCCAAGGCACGAATCAGTGCCTCTTTGCTGCTGAAAATCCATGAAGAGACGGATATCAGCATACGGGAACTGCGGAATCTGATGGGGGACACCAAAAACAAGTATTTCCCCTTCAGGCAATCGAAGCTCAACTAG
- a CDS encoding arsenic metallochaperone ArsD family protein, with translation MPRISRLQIIESPAALADRPAALDADLEWVKKRGVDVERLPQDASSPAPISLSGPLPLVFVDGNMALSGRYPTREEMGIWMMFGFVSPNDSNGGPRLCTL, from the coding sequence ATGCCCAGGATAAGCCGTCTCCAGATTATTGAGTCGCCCGCCGCGCTGGCTGACCGGCCTGCTGCGCTTGATGCCGATCTTGAATGGGTAAAAAAACGCGGCGTTGATGTTGAGCGATTGCCTCAGGATGCCTCGTCACCCGCGCCCATTTCCCTTTCCGGCCCACTGCCACTGGTTTTTGTTGATGGCAATATGGCCCTGTCCGGCCGTTATCCCACCCGAGAGGAGATGGGGATATGGATGATGTTCGGCTTTGTCTCCCCGAATGACAGTAATGGCGGGCCGCGTCTCTGCACGCTTTAA
- a CDS encoding DUF4418 family protein translates to MTNRVITSLAFIALGLLTAILPHTLFHVCTGTIETVSGMQIPMKCFWTARVATGLGVLFCLSGILLYFSKTVLVRLGISLMIFMNGILLAAVPTILIGVCHAETMPCRMGTLPGLLVLAVLIIIFSLANLLYLFRQSKNGIQP, encoded by the coding sequence ATGACAAACCGCGTTATCACGAGCCTGGCTTTTATTGCGCTGGGCCTTTTGACTGCCATCCTGCCCCATACACTTTTTCATGTCTGCACAGGAACCATTGAAACCGTATCGGGTATGCAAATCCCGATGAAATGTTTCTGGACTGCACGGGTGGCAACAGGGCTGGGCGTGCTTTTCTGCCTGTCCGGCATACTGCTTTATTTCAGCAAAACGGTCCTGGTCAGGCTGGGCATCAGCCTGATGATTTTCATGAACGGCATCCTGCTGGCAGCGGTTCCCACTATTCTGATTGGCGTATGCCATGCAGAAACCATGCCATGCCGCATGGGAACATTGCCCGGCCTGCTGGTACTGGCTGTGCTGATCATCATTTTCAGCCTGGCCAATCTGCTTTATCTGTTCAGGCAATCGAAAAATGGTATCCAGCCATGA
- a CDS encoding fimbrial biogenesis chaperone has translation MGCFKKRLKKPARQWFFLVLAAFFLFDHLSAQAALLIWPTSLPIPAGEKAAALWLENRGTIPQVYQARIFSWSQTDGKDVLAEQEALIASPPLMQVEPGKRQLIRLISLTPAEPGTEKNYRVIVDELPIKTGATPENTSSGVQFRMRYSIPIFVYGQGLSYPRQKVDETPSLTEAISFSSLGWRIVKNGQSTFLEVRNTGKTHVHLRNIGFTSAASPPKNEHAFTGYVLPGCYMQWPITSATPTSRNRQLTAILNNQQLIVIHHAE, from the coding sequence ATGGGCTGTTTTAAAAAACGGTTGAAAAAACCGGCAAGACAATGGTTTTTTCTGGTTCTGGCTGCTTTTTTTTTATTCGACCATCTGAGCGCACAGGCCGCTTTGCTGATATGGCCGACGTCGCTGCCGATCCCTGCTGGTGAAAAGGCTGCCGCACTCTGGCTGGAAAACCGGGGAACCATCCCCCAGGTATATCAGGCACGCATCTTTTCATGGTCACAAACAGACGGCAAGGATGTGCTTGCAGAACAGGAAGCCCTCATTGCCAGCCCTCCGCTTATGCAGGTAGAGCCGGGAAAACGCCAGCTGATACGCCTCATCAGCCTGACTCCGGCAGAGCCAGGCACAGAAAAAAACTATCGTGTCATTGTTGATGAACTTCCGATAAAAACAGGTGCAACCCCGGAAAACACATCCAGCGGTGTCCAGTTCCGGATGCGGTATTCCATTCCGATTTTTGTTTACGGCCAGGGGTTGTCTTATCCCCGCCAGAAAGTGGATGAAACCCCTTCTCTGACAGAGGCTATCTCCTTTTCCAGCCTTGGCTGGCGAATCGTCAAAAACGGGCAAAGCACTTTTCTGGAAGTTCGCAATACCGGTAAAACACACGTTCATCTGCGTAACATCGGCTTTACCTCTGCTGCCTCACCCCCGAAAAACGAACACGCATTTACAGGTTATGTGCTTCCTGGCTGCTATATGCAATGGCCGATAACAAGCGCTACCCCAACCTCGCGAAACAGGCAATTGACTGCCATTTTGAATAACCAGCAGCTTATTGTCATTCACCATGCGGAATAG